A stretch of the Bombyx mori chromosome 12, ASM3026992v2 genome encodes the following:
- the LOC134199904 gene encoding uncharacterized protein LOC134199904: MHRDPEEEDRLYEVYRTEVRALCTAIREAKEAAWNDLLASFDRDPWGRPYRLARNALRPWAPPTTSTLPPETLHRVVGGLFPDSSRTAFIPPVMATAQVADGGELEGVSQAEFEAAVARMRVKRTAPGPDGLSSRAWALALTEDGLGPALRRLFSRCLREGRIPEPWRTGRLVLIPKDGHPRDEPSGYRPIVVLDEAGKLLERVVAGRLVQHLENIGPDLASNQYGFRRALVPRLMGAAGALTRLLPNVGGCSAGTRRLYLGVVHSMALYGAPMWSPALSARNAALLHRAQRALAVRVLRGYRTISQDVACALAGSVPWDLEAEILAAVYRRNAQALSRGRSPGPSAVGRWKRVARHVAYAKWRERLLKELGQTSATRRRTLEALVPVLEAWFGTLVVERQEVLVRYSPPAIPSAGRKAGDFLMKKKVQIS, from the exons ATGCATCGGGACCCTGAGGAGGAGGACCGCCTTTATGAGGTGTACAGGACGGAGGTGAGGGCCCTTTGCACAGCCATCAGAGAGGCGAAGGAAGCCGCTTGGAATGATCTGCTCGCCTCGTTTGATCGCGATCCGTGGGGACGGCCCTACAGGCTAGCGCGCAATGCGCTTCGCCCATGGGCTCCCCCTACGACCAGCACACTGCCGCCCGAGACATTGCACCGGGTGGTCGGGGGTCTATTTCCGGACTCATCCCGAACGGCCTTCATCCCCCCTGTAATGGCAACGGCGCAGGTCGCTGACGGCGGAGAGCTGGAAGGTGTGTCCCAGGCGGAATTTGAGGCGGCAGTGGCGAGGATGCGCGTGAAACGTACAGCACCAGGCCCCGACGGCCTGTCGAGTCGAGCATGGGCTCTCGCTTTAACTGAGGATGGTTTGGGACCTGCACTTCGAAGGCTGTTTAGCAGGTGCCTCCGCGAGGGCAGGATCCCGGAGCCGTGGCGCACGGGCCGGCTGGTGCTTATCCCGAAGGACGGTCACCCTAGAGACGAGCCCTCCGGGTATCGCCCGATAGTGGTGTTGGACGAGGCCGGTAAGCTCCTTGAGCGTGTGGTTGCCGGGCGTCTTGTTCAGCACCTGGAGAACATTGGGCCGGATCTCGCGTCCAACCAATATGGCTTCCGGAGAG CGCTGGTTCCGAGGCTCATGGGGGCGGCAGGTGCGCTGACCCGTCTTCTTCCCAACGTCGGAGGATGCAGCGCCGGTACTCGGCGACTGTACCTTGGGGTGGTGCAcagtatggccctgtacggtgctcccatgtggtcgcccgcactctcCGCGAGAAACGCGGCTCTGCTGCAtagagctcagcgggcgctcgcggtgagggtccTCAGGGGGTACCGCACCATCTCTCAAGATGTGGCCTGCGCCCTCGCTGGATCCGTACCCTGGGACCTTGAGGCCGAAATCTTGGCTGCGGTATATCGGCGTAATGCGCAGGCCTTGAGTCGGGGACGGTCGCCCGGCCCGTCAGCTGTCGGTCGGTGGAAGCGTGTTGCGCGTCATGTAGCATACGCTAAGTGGAGAGAGCGATTGCTGAAAGAACTTGGCCAAACTTCAGCCACCCGCCGgcgcaccctcgaggccctggtgcccgtgctggaggcatg GTTTGGAACATTGGTTGTTGAACGACAAGAGGTTTTAGTCCGATAttccccgcccgccatccccagtgcaGGGCGGAAGGCCGGCGATTTCCTCATGAAAAAGAAAGTGCAAATATCATAG